The following are from one region of the Anaeropeptidivorans aminofermentans genome:
- a CDS encoding helix-turn-helix domain-containing protein has product MIRTRLIHLRESRNLKQKDAAEALNIPTRTYGNYEMGTRSIPLDILIEIAKFYNTSTDYISKITNKKEAYPSE; this is encoded by the coding sequence ATGATTAGAACACGATTAATACATTTAAGGGAAAGCCGTAACTTAAAACAAAAAGATGCGGCAGAAGCATTAAATATTCCTACGCGTACCTACGGAAACTATGAGATGGGCACAAGAAGTATTCCGCTTGATATCCTCATTGAAATCGCAAAGTTTTACAATACAAGCACAGATTATATCTCAAAGATTACAAATAAAAAAGAAGCATATCCTAGCGAATAA
- a CDS encoding helix-turn-helix domain-containing protein gives MDKHIFSRRLKELRIAKNLTQEQVSALIDVSRPTYSNYETGLRKPSIQIINKIADVFEISVDWLFGRTDIMVPYPRK, from the coding sequence ATGGATAAACATATATTTTCCAGACGATTAAAAGAACTTAGAATAGCTAAAAATTTAACTCAGGAGCAAGTCTCGGCACTAATCGATGTATCAAGGCCTACATATTCAAACTATGAAACCGGGTTAAGGAAACCAAGTATTCAAATTATCAACAAAATTGCAGATGTTTTTGAAATCAGTGTAGATTGGCTATTTGGCAGGACGGATATAATGGTTCCATACCCCAGAAAATAA
- a CDS encoding helix-turn-helix domain-containing protein, whose translation MVYQKIKDLRDDKDLTQQELADYLKISRSAYQNYESGTRGIPIEILSKIADFYCTSVDYLIGRTNCKEPYPKK comes from the coding sequence ATGGTATATCAAAAGATTAAAGATTTAAGAGATGATAAAGACTTAACCCAACAAGAATTAGCAGATTATTTAAAAATATCAAGAAGTGCTTATCAAAATTATGAATCAGGCACTAGAGGAATTCCAATAGAAATACTGTCAAAAATTGCTGATTTTTATTGTACAAGTGTTGATTATTTGATTGGAAGAACAAATTGCAAAGAGCCCTATCCTAAAAAATAA
- a CDS encoding helix-turn-helix domain-containing protein has product MYQRLKDLRNDRDLNQEDIAKYLNVKQAAYSKYELGQRNMTPEVLIKLAEFHNTSIDYLLGITDEKIPYQRSKNNSNQ; this is encoded by the coding sequence ATGTACCAGCGTTTAAAGGATTTACGAAATGATAGAGACTTAAATCAAGAAGATATCGCTAAGTATTTAAATGTAAAGCAGGCGGCATACTCCAAGTATGAATTAGGCCAGCGCAATATGACACCGGAAGTTTTAATCAAGCTTGCTGAATTTCACAACACAAGCATTGATTATTTACTTGGGATTACAGATGAGAAAATACCCTATCAAAGGTCAAAAAATAATTCTAATCAATAG
- a CDS encoding thioredoxin family protein — MIYASTEEEGKETFTNAEKAVEAMGLPEKVVLSTDETDMAIYNIIEFPAIVIDGQVVSEGKNLSVDEIISIISKA, encoded by the coding sequence ATGATTTACGCATCTACCGAAGAAGAAGGGAAAGAAACCTTTACCAATGCCGAGAAAGCAGTTGAAGCCATGGGTCTTCCCGAGAAGGTCGTTCTCAGCACAGATGAGACAGATATGGCAATATATAACATCATTGAATTTCCTGCTATAGTGATTGACGGCCAAGTAGTATCCGAAGGCAAAAATTTATCCGTTGACGAAATTATCTCTATAATTTCAAAGGCATAA
- a CDS encoding UDP-N-acetylglucosamine 1-carboxyvinyltransferase, giving the protein MESFVINGGQRLKGDVFINGAKNAGVAVIPATVMSSGVCVIDNLPNIEDITSLIEAMRDIGAKCSFRDEHSIIIDSRSINNYIAIGEPVRKIRASYYLIGALLGRFKKAEVALPGGCNFGNRPIDQHIKGFKALGAEVMIENGIVKAHAKELIGANIYLDVVSVGATINIMLAATFAEGQTVIENAAKEPHIIDTANLLNMMGANIKGAGTDVIRITGVKELKGVEYTIIPDQIEAGTYMIAAAITGGDVTVKNIIPKHMDPLTAKLSEMHCSIFEGDDFIRVVGNSELISTNIKTSAYPGFPTDLQPQMTALLSIAKGTGVITENVWENRFQYIDELKRLGCQVTVEGKVAVIEGGAKLTGSKVNATDLRAGAALVIAALAAHGRTEIGNIRFIDRGYESIEKKLASLGANIVRIGEGSTSENISFMKKTV; this is encoded by the coding sequence ATGGAAAGTTTTGTTATAAACGGAGGCCAAAGGCTTAAAGGCGATGTTTTTATAAACGGCGCAAAAAATGCAGGCGTTGCGGTTATCCCTGCTACTGTTATGTCCAGCGGCGTATGCGTTATAGATAATTTGCCTAATATAGAGGATATAACAAGCCTGATTGAAGCAATGAGAGATATTGGCGCTAAATGTAGTTTTCGTGACGAGCATAGTATTATAATAGACAGCAGAAGCATAAATAATTATATAGCCATAGGCGAACCTGTTCGAAAAATAAGAGCATCTTATTATTTAATCGGCGCTCTTTTAGGCCGCTTTAAAAAAGCGGAGGTTGCTCTTCCCGGCGGCTGCAATTTCGGAAACCGCCCCATAGACCAGCATATCAAGGGCTTTAAGGCATTAGGCGCCGAGGTTATGATAGAAAACGGCATCGTAAAGGCCCACGCCAAGGAGCTGATAGGAGCAAATATCTACCTAGACGTAGTAAGCGTCGGCGCAACCATTAATATTATGCTTGCGGCAACCTTTGCAGAAGGCCAGACGGTGATTGAAAATGCCGCCAAGGAGCCTCATATTATTGATACGGCAAACCTCCTTAACATGATGGGCGCAAACATTAAAGGCGCAGGAACAGACGTAATACGAATCACAGGCGTAAAAGAGCTTAAGGGTGTGGAATACACCATTATTCCCGACCAGATAGAAGCAGGAACTTATATGATAGCCGCGGCAATAACAGGCGGCGACGTTACCGTAAAAAACATTATTCCAAAGCATATGGACCCTCTTACTGCCAAGCTTTCCGAAATGCACTGCAGCATATTTGAAGGCGATGATTTCATAAGAGTAGTAGGAAATTCAGAGCTCATATCAACAAATATTAAAACAAGCGCATACCCCGGATTTCCCACGGACCTTCAGCCGCAAATGACAGCCCTTTTAAGCATTGCAAAGGGAACAGGCGTCATAACAGAAAACGTATGGGAAAACAGGTTTCAATATATAGATGAGCTGAAACGCCTTGGCTGCCAGGTAACGGTTGAAGGAAAGGTCGCCGTTATAGAAGGCGGAGCAAAGCTTACAGGCTCTAAGGTAAACGCTACAGATTTAAGAGCGGGGGCAGCCCTTGTAATAGCAGCTCTTGCCGCTCACGGAAGAACTGAAATCGGAAACATCAGATTTATAGACAGAGGTTATGAATCTATAGAAAAGAAGCTTGCAAGCCTTGGGGCAAATATTGTCCGTATAGGGGAAGGAAGCACTTCAGAAAATATATCTTTTATGAAAAAGACAGTTTAA
- a CDS encoding S1C family serine protease, with translation MYNDNNMNNYNENDTFYMSYGIEDDGSKVSPDPQIQPQAAVKKKKGISKLVPIALVACLSFGSLGLGIGAGAGIYKDYFSKNIVSEAQEIFKSAESSVSPVVNGYSNLAVGAEDSKVVQVIKDVQDSVVSINSTTTINNYFYGTITTPSAGSGIIFYEDNDKIYVVTNNHVIEGAQSITVSLDDNNQVQAKILGRDSQSDIAVLTVNKADAKNVEGFDYKVATFGDDSKMEVGQTVIAIGNAAGEGKSATLGIISAKDKKITVQGDATLDVIQTDAAINPGNSGGALVNLSGQVIGINTAKLSQTDVEGMGFAIPSSSVREIAEQIVQTGTVERPYLGISALTVTDQMIESYSLPSGGVMVYSVSQGSGAQSSGLTRGDIITTFKGTEVKSMEELQNLIAKCKTGEKVEIKAYRNGQLMTFNAEIKNINSVN, from the coding sequence ATGTATAATGATAATAATATGAATAACTACAACGAAAACGATACTTTTTACATGAGCTATGGAATAGAGGATGATGGAAGCAAGGTGAGCCCTGATCCTCAAATTCAGCCCCAGGCGGCAGTAAAAAAGAAAAAAGGCATTTCTAAATTAGTCCCTATTGCGCTTGTAGCATGCCTTAGCTTTGGTTCCTTAGGCCTTGGTATAGGAGCGGGAGCGGGAATATATAAGGATTATTTTTCAAAAAACATCGTTTCCGAAGCACAGGAAATATTTAAGTCGGCTGAGTCTTCCGTATCTCCCGTTGTAAACGGCTATTCAAACCTTGCCGTAGGAGCCGAGGATTCCAAGGTAGTTCAGGTTATTAAAGATGTTCAGGATTCCGTCGTAAGTATTAATTCAACTACTACCATAAATAATTATTTTTACGGAACAATTACCACACCGAGCGCCGGAAGCGGCATTATCTTCTATGAAGACAATGATAAAATATATGTTGTTACTAATAACCATGTTATTGAGGGTGCTCAAAGCATCACCGTTTCCTTAGATGACAACAATCAGGTTCAGGCAAAGATATTAGGCAGGGATTCCCAGTCGGATATCGCCGTTCTTACAGTTAATAAGGCAGATGCCAAGAATGTGGAAGGCTTTGATTATAAGGTTGCCACATTCGGAGACGACAGTAAAATGGAAGTGGGACAGACGGTTATTGCCATAGGCAATGCGGCAGGAGAAGGAAAATCCGCTACTTTAGGTATTATTTCTGCAAAGGATAAAAAAATCACAGTGCAGGGAGACGCCACTCTTGATGTAATTCAGACAGATGCAGCAATTAACCCCGGAAACAGCGGCGGCGCTCTTGTTAATTTAAGCGGTCAGGTAATAGGCATCAATACAGCAAAGCTTTCCCAGACCGATGTTGAAGGCATGGGCTTTGCGATTCCTTCAAGCTCCGTAAGGGAAATTGCTGAGCAGATTGTTCAGACAGGAACCGTTGAAAGACCGTATCTCGGCATAAGCGCTCTTACAGTAACAGACCAGATGATAGAATCCTACAGCCTTCCATCTGGCGGCGTAATGGTATATTCCGTATCCCAAGGCTCCGGAGCTCAAAGCTCAGGCCTTACAAGGGGAGATATTATTACAACCTTTAAGGGTACAGAAGTTAAATCCATGGAAGAGCTTCAAAACCTTATAGCAAAATGCAAAACAGGTGAAAAGGTAGAAATAAAAGCCTACAGAAACGGTCAGCTTATGACGTTTAATGCAGAAATAAAGAATATTAACTCTGTAAATTAA
- a CDS encoding helix-turn-helix domain-containing protein translates to MYQRLKNLRNDKDLTQQELADYLKISRSAYQNYESGTGGIPIKILSKSADFYCISVDYLIGRTNCKEPYLKK, encoded by the coding sequence ATGTATCAGCGTTTAAAGAATTTACGAAATGATAAAGACTTAACCCAACAGGAATTAGCAGATTATTTAAAAATATCAAGAAGTGCTTATCAGAATTATGAATCCGGCACTGGAGGAATTCCAATAAAAATACTGTCAAAATCAGCTGATTTTTATTGCATAAGTGTTGATTATCTGATTGGAAGAACAAATTGCAAAGAGCCATATCTTAAAAAATGA
- a CDS encoding L-cystine transporter → MMEIILNLVIFFIICGVLYVMQTKRLPFTFRVLSAMVIGGVFGFILQLIYGVDSSSLKDTVTWINIVSSIYVKMLQMVVMPLIFVSITSAIVNLDDAKALGKYGIRIISVLLLTTALSAIIAIAGTLAFGLNANDITIGDKETARMESLEKSGQEVNAATISSKIINIIPSNVFSAFAGNGESATLSVVFFSMFLGVAGLVLKKKKPKESAFFVNIINTAQAVVMEIVNIVLKFTPYGILALMAKFMASSNFAAMKSLGVFILASYVILGLIFVAHLVIISVFGYNPLTYIKKAFTCLVFAFTSRSSAACLPLTVETQEKKFGVPGTIASLAASFGTSIGQNGCAGMYPAMVAVMIAPTVGINPASPMFIIELVLVVTISSFGIAGVGGGATMAALVVLSAMGLPVGLVGVLISIEALIDMGRTLINVSDGLVAGLVTSKLSGEQNMEIYNSAQEAESF, encoded by the coding sequence ATGATGGAAATAATTCTTAATCTGGTAATATTTTTCATAATATGCGGAGTTTTATACGTTATGCAGACAAAGAGGCTGCCTTTCACATTCAGAGTTTTATCAGCCATGGTTATCGGCGGTGTTTTCGGTTTTATACTTCAATTAATTTACGGTGTTGATTCATCTTCTTTGAAGGATACGGTAACATGGATTAATATAGTTTCTTCCATATATGTAAAAATGCTTCAGATGGTGGTAATGCCGCTGATATTTGTGTCCATTACCTCCGCAATAGTGAATCTTGACGACGCTAAGGCCCTTGGAAAATACGGCATCAGAATCATATCTGTTCTTTTGCTTACTACTGCGTTATCTGCCATTATAGCAATAGCAGGAACATTGGCTTTCGGCTTAAATGCAAATGATATTACCATTGGCGACAAGGAAACAGCCAGGATGGAATCCTTAGAAAAAAGCGGGCAGGAAGTTAACGCAGCGACCATCTCTTCAAAAATAATAAATATCATTCCTTCAAACGTATTCAGCGCATTTGCAGGAAACGGGGAAAGCGCAACATTATCCGTGGTATTTTTCTCTATGTTTTTAGGTGTTGCAGGCTTGGTGCTTAAAAAGAAAAAGCCGAAGGAATCTGCTTTCTTTGTAAATATTATTAATACTGCCCAGGCGGTTGTTATGGAGATTGTCAATATCGTATTGAAATTTACCCCTTACGGTATATTGGCCCTTATGGCAAAATTCATGGCTTCCTCTAACTTTGCCGCCATGAAATCCCTCGGCGTATTTATACTTGCATCTTACGTAATCTTAGGCCTTATATTTGTAGCTCATTTAGTGATAATTTCAGTATTCGGCTATAATCCCCTTACTTATATAAAGAAAGCTTTCACTTGCTTGGTATTTGCTTTCACCTCCCGTTCTTCAGCCGCATGCCTACCCCTTACGGTTGAAACCCAGGAAAAGAAGTTTGGTGTTCCCGGAACAATTGCTTCTCTTGCGGCTTCCTTTGGAACTTCTATAGGGCAGAACGGCTGCGCAGGGATGTATCCTGCCATGGTTGCCGTAATGATAGCGCCTACGGTGGGAATAAACCCGGCTAGCCCTATGTTCATCATTGAGCTTGTTCTCGTAGTAACGATAAGCTCCTTTGGTATTGCAGGCGTAGGCGGCGGAGCTACTATGGCGGCGCTGGTTGTTTTATCTGCTATGGGATTGCCTGTTGGTCTTGTGGGTGTTTTAATCTCCATAGAAGCCCTTATAGACATGGGAAGAACCCTCATAAATGTTTCTGATGGTTTAGTTGCAGGTTTAGTAACCTCCAAATTAAGCGGAGAGCAGAATATGGAAATATATAACTCGGCTCAGGAAGCAGAAAGCTTCTGA
- a CDS encoding MBL fold metallo-hydrolase encodes MNVKFCPIASGSDGNSIYIGTEETHILIDAGISGKRIEAGLNNALNISGKCLDALFITHEHSDHIQGAGVISRRFDIPVYATEKTWSEMDKCPSLGKIASHNRRYVYEEEHCIINDMVIKPFEIPHDAVQPVGYCVYAGDRKISVATDIGHVTDIIKESIKDSDILLLESNHDIEMLKNGKYPYYLKQRILGQKGHLSNAAAGGLLSEIFTDRLKHVFLGHLSKENNRPLIAFDTVSTILNANNICPGKSLKLFLAQRGTESEAVII; translated from the coding sequence ATGAATGTAAAATTTTGCCCTATTGCCAGCGGCTCCGACGGAAACAGCATTTATATCGGAACAGAGGAAACCCATATCTTAATAGATGCCGGAATAAGCGGAAAGCGTATCGAAGCAGGCCTTAACAATGCTCTTAACATCTCTGGAAAATGCCTCGACGCGCTCTTTATTACCCATGAGCATTCAGACCATATCCAGGGTGCAGGGGTTATTTCAAGGCGTTTCGATATTCCTGTATATGCCACTGAAAAAACATGGTCAGAGATGGATAAATGTCCCTCTTTAGGTAAAATTGCATCTCACAACAGACGCTATGTTTATGAAGAAGAGCACTGTATTATTAATGATATGGTTATAAAGCCCTTTGAGATTCCCCATGACGCCGTCCAGCCTGTAGGCTACTGTGTTTATGCCGGAGATCGGAAAATATCCGTAGCGACGGATATCGGCCATGTGACGGATATCATAAAGGAAAGCATTAAGGATTCAGACATTCTTCTTCTTGAAAGCAACCATGACATAGAAATGCTTAAAAACGGCAAGTACCCTTATTACCTTAAGCAGCGTATTCTTGGTCAGAAGGGCCATCTTTCAAACGCAGCGGCAGGGGGGCTTTTAAGCGAAATATTTACAGACCGGCTGAAGCATGTATTCTTAGGCCATTTAAGCAAAGAAAATAACCGCCCTTTAATTGCCTTTGATACTGTAAGCACTATTTTAAACGCCAATAACATCTGCCCGGGAAAAAGCCTTAAGCTTTTTCTTGCTCAAAGGGGAACAGAAAGCGAAGCGGTAATTATTTAA
- a CDS encoding histidine phosphatase family protein, translating to METTIYFVRHAQRDFSIKEDRISPLSDKGKKDSKAVREYLKDKEIDILYSSPYLRAVETLKPFSLYSGLDINPVEDFRERNIGGWVEDFNAHSTKEWSDFSYKNENGESLYETQKRNISALKAVIQENTGKNIAIGTHGTALSTIINYYNPTFLQRDFKRIVDKTPFIVKMIFEGEKCVQIQEICIV from the coding sequence ATGGAGACTACGATTTATTTTGTAAGGCATGCCCAAAGAGATTTCAGCATAAAAGAAGATAGAATAAGCCCTCTTAGTGATAAAGGCAAAAAAGACAGTAAAGCCGTTAGAGAATATTTAAAGGATAAGGAAATCGATATCCTGTATTCAAGCCCTTATTTAAGAGCTGTAGAAACCCTAAAGCCTTTTTCCCTATATTCAGGTCTTGATATCAACCCTGTAGAAGATTTCAGAGAACGAAATATAGGCGGCTGGGTAGAAGACTTTAACGCCCATTCAACAAAGGAATGGTCTGATTTCTCTTATAAAAACGAAAACGGTGAAAGCCTTTATGAGACACAGAAAAGGAATATATCCGCCCTGAAAGCAGTAATTCAAGAGAACACCGGTAAAAATATTGCCATAGGGACCCACGGAACGGCTCTTTCGACCATTATAAATTATTATAATCCTACCTTTTTGCAAAGGGATTTTAAAAGAATCGTTGATAAAACTCCCTTTATTGTTAAAATGATTTTTGAAGGGGAAAAATGCGTTCAAATACAGGAGATTTGTATAGTATAA
- a CDS encoding HAMP domain-containing sensor histidine kinase encodes MFKTIFGKQLFLYICIISISFFTLGTSLSQIYKSYFIDRQENALIEQGGRISKLILSNVRINRTGSQIIYIDSVSYERIKEEARILSEYLDSNFIFTDADFNIEISDTAEGKLNVSSLPEIQKVLDGEIVTLEGTLGGMYSETKLTVAYPIVTTRTVGVIFMSSSMNSLKENISEVVRMTTLCVMLSGSIAFVLIYISSRSMSKPLQEMNEAAKVIASGDFEKRIEVNSIDEVGQLAESFNNMARSLDEQEKTRREFIANISHDLRSPLTSIIGFLQAIKDGTIPHERQERYITIILDECIRLSKLANDLLDISKFQVIDDIEVFKEDFDINELIRNIIIQFEHKAKSKDISLTISFANDKDMVRADYDKIKRVFYNLLDNAFKFTPDGGSIKVETSVKDKKVYVSVKDNGLGIKEEDKNRIFERFYKADSSRGKDKSGSGLGLAIVREFIRAHNEKIMVNSEEGKGSEFIFTLSEAEEIKGK; translated from the coding sequence ATGTTTAAAACCATATTCGGAAAGCAGCTGTTTCTATATATATGCATTATTTCCATAAGCTTTTTTACCTTGGGCACTAGCCTTTCTCAAATATATAAATCCTATTTCATCGACCGGCAGGAAAATGCTTTGATAGAGCAGGGCGGCAGAATATCAAAGCTTATATTGTCCAATGTGCGTATTAACAGAACAGGAAGCCAGATTATATATATCGATTCCGTAAGCTATGAAAGAATTAAAGAAGAAGCCAGGATATTAAGCGAATATCTTGATTCCAACTTTATATTTACCGATGCGGATTTTAACATTGAAATATCCGACACGGCAGAGGGAAAGCTGAACGTAAGTTCTCTTCCTGAAATACAGAAGGTTCTTGACGGAGAAATCGTAACCCTTGAAGGAACCTTAGGGGGCATGTATTCCGAAACCAAGCTTACGGTGGCCTATCCCATCGTTACCACAAGAACCGTAGGGGTCATTTTTATGAGTTCTTCTATGAATAGCTTAAAGGAGAACATTTCAGAAGTCGTAAGAATGACGACCCTCTGTGTGATGCTGTCAGGGTCTATCGCATTTGTTTTAATCTATATTTCATCGAGAAGCATGAGTAAGCCTCTGCAGGAAATGAACGAAGCGGCAAAGGTCATCGCAAGCGGAGATTTTGAAAAGCGCATTGAGGTAAATTCCATAGACGAAGTAGGCCAGCTTGCAGAAAGCTTTAACAACATGGCAAGAAGCCTTGATGAGCAGGAGAAAACCAGAAGAGAGTTTATCGCCAATATATCCCATGACCTCCGTTCCCCGTTAACAAGCATTATAGGCTTTCTTCAAGCCATAAAGGACGGAACCATTCCCCATGAAAGACAGGAGCGGTATATTACAATCATTCTTGACGAATGCATCAGGCTTTCAAAGCTTGCAAACGACCTTTTGGATATATCTAAATTTCAGGTAATCGACGATATTGAGGTTTTTAAAGAAGATTTTGATATTAACGAGCTTATCAGAAACATTATTATCCAATTTGAGCATAAGGCGAAGTCAAAGGATATTTCCCTCACCATATCCTTTGCCAATGATAAGGATATGGTAAGAGCGGATTATGACAAAATAAAAAGGGTTTTTTATAACCTTTTGGATAATGCTTTTAAATTTACGCCGGACGGCGGAAGCATTAAGGTTGAAACCTCTGTAAAGGATAAGAAGGTCTATGTAAGCGTAAAGGATAACGGCCTTGGTATAAAGGAAGAAGATAAAAACCGCATTTTTGAAAGATTTTACAAGGCAGACAGCTCCAGAGGAAAAGACAAATCAGGCAGCGGCCTTGGCCTTGCTATTGTTAGGGAATTTATCAGAGCCCATAATGAAAAGATAATGGTTAACAGTGAAGAAGGCAAGGGAAGCGAATTTATATTTACATTAAGTGAGGCAGAGGAAATAAAGGGCAAGTAG
- the rlmH gene encoding 23S rRNA (pseudouridine(1915)-N(3))-methyltransferase RlmH, with product MKITIIAAGKIREKYLKDAISEYEKRLSKYAKVEIIEVADEKCPEELKGKALELVRLKEGERMLQRLPQGFVITLDIDGEGLSSEGLAGFIEDKAVKGESSLIFVIGGSSGLGENIREKRNFSLSFSKLTFPHQLMRVMLLEQIYRAFKIINNEPYHK from the coding sequence ATGAAAATAACCATTATAGCAGCAGGAAAAATAAGAGAAAAGTATCTGAAAGACGCCATAAGTGAATATGAAAAAAGGCTCTCCAAATATGCAAAAGTCGAAATTATAGAGGTAGCCGACGAAAAATGCCCGGAAGAGCTGAAGGGCAAGGCCCTTGAACTGGTCCGCCTGAAAGAAGGGGAAAGAATGCTCCAAAGGCTCCCTCAGGGCTTTGTCATAACGCTGGATATTGACGGAGAAGGCTTAAGCAGCGAAGGCCTTGCAGGGTTTATAGAAGATAAGGCCGTAAAAGGAGAAAGCTCTTTAATTTTTGTTATAGGGGGCTCTTCAGGCCTCGGTGAAAACATACGGGAAAAAAGAAATTTCAGCCTCAGCTTTTCAAAGCTCACTTTCCCTCATCAGCTGATGCGGGTAATGCTTCTAGAGCAGATATATAGAGCCTTTAAAATCATAAATAATGAGCCGTATCATAAATAA
- a CDS encoding S1C family serine protease, producing MNEFKDPFDQSEIDKIQREIDRDLENGTNESISVPENLNNDLASTENVDSPAIEGYGKREVVPSDDENKDYVPSQNIDDQSFFKETIKNETHKNKVSGFKRLIAVVCIISILGGSSVGAMMALTTEVIIPMFSKAGNKAPVQEFKFAESTQNEETKTQGSEASYSASLKGGLSFADLIDSVEPSVVCITSVKDGSIDYGMFSMQGETPNQGSGIIFDEDNERVYIVSNNHVTSGAKSVLVSISGAENVPATLVGKEPQSDLVVLSVLKKDLKEKGVEKIIKAKFGSSKNMRVGDFAIAIGNALGEGNTATFGFISAIDKEVSVEDRVLTVIQTDAAINPGNSGGPLINLNGEVIGINTLKLAETKVEGMGYCITSDVAMPIIEQLRNRVPKPMLGIVGYTVTPQVAQAFNLPEMGVVVESVLEGSSAAKAGIKRTDIITSFKGETVFDMDQLSERVQSCEVGEEVELKLIREGKETLTLTVTLSENKDANF from the coding sequence ATGAATGAATTTAAGGATCCCTTTGATCAAAGTGAAATTGACAAAATTCAAAGAGAGATCGATAGAGATTTGGAAAACGGAACAAATGAAAGCATATCCGTACCTGAAAATCTAAATAATGACCTTGCTTCTACTGAAAATGTAGATTCTCCTGCTATAGAGGGTTACGGCAAAAGAGAGGTCGTTCCTTCGGATGATGAGAATAAGGATTATGTACCTTCACAGAATATAGATGACCAAAGCTTTTTTAAAGAAACAATAAAAAATGAAACCCATAAAAATAAAGTAAGCGGTTTCAAAAGGCTTATTGCAGTCGTATGCATCATCTCTATATTGGGTGGTTCCAGTGTAGGTGCCATGATGGCCCTTACTACAGAGGTAATTATTCCGATGTTCAGTAAGGCAGGCAATAAGGCTCCTGTTCAGGAATTCAAATTTGCTGAAAGCACTCAAAACGAGGAGACAAAAACACAAGGCAGTGAGGCAAGCTACAGCGCTTCTCTTAAAGGAGGCTTAAGCTTCGCCGATTTGATAGATTCGGTTGAACCGTCGGTTGTGTGCATAACCTCTGTTAAAGACGGCTCTATAGACTACGGTATGTTTTCAATGCAGGGGGAAACCCCGAACCAAGGCAGCGGAATTATATTCGATGAGGATAACGAAAGGGTATATATTGTTTCCAATAACCATGTTACCTCAGGTGCCAAATCGGTTTTAGTAAGTATTTCAGGCGCCGAGAATGTTCCGGCAACCCTTGTGGGCAAAGAGCCGCAATCAGACTTGGTCGTATTAAGCGTTCTTAAAAAGGACCTTAAGGAAAAAGGTGTTGAAAAGATTATCAAGGCAAAGTTCGGAAGCTCCAAAAACATGCGTGTAGGGGATTTTGCCATAGCCATCGGCAATGCCTTAGGTGAAGGCAATACAGCAACCTTTGGCTTCATAAGCGCAATCGATAAAGAAGTAAGCGTAGAAGACAGAGTTCTTACAGTGATTCAGACAGACGCGGCCATTAATCCGGGTAACAGCGGAGGGCCTCTTATAAATCTAAACGGTGAGGTTATAGGGATCAACACCTTGAAGCTTGCCGAAACAAAAGTCGAAGGCATGGGCTATTGTATTACATCAGATGTTGCCATGCCGATTATTGAACAGCTGCGTAACAGAGTTCCGAAGCCTATGCTAGGAATCGTAGGCTATACTGTCACTCCTCAAGTAGCTCAGGCGTTTAATCTGCCTGAAATGGGTGTGGTTGTAGAATCGGTACTGGAAGGTTCCAGCGCAGCAAAAGCCGGTATTAAAAGAACAGACATTATTACCAGCTTTAAAGGCGAAACAGTCTTTGATATGGACCAACTTTCAGAAAGGGTTCAAAGCTGTGAAGTAGGCGAAGAGGTTGAACTAAAGCTTATAAGAGAAGGCAAAGAAACCCTCACCTTAACAGTTACGCTTTCTGAAAATAAAGATGCTAATTTCTAA